The following proteins come from a genomic window of Tindallia californiensis:
- a CDS encoding ATP-binding protein, which yields MKRKIIQINEELCNGCGDCITACHEGAIEMIDGKARLISDEYCDGLGDCLPECPTGAIEMIQREALPYDEELVMAKIKERENFQKNQQEEPMPCGCPGTMARAIDREKKPTDNQEHFLSQNQNNSSDQRPLSRLAQWPVQMNLIHPEAPYLKNADLLIAADCTAFAYGCFHDDFIKNRITLIGCPKLDDNEYYQSKLTEIFKKNQPRSITVTRMQVPCCAGIVSAVRKAMLEAEMIVPYREVTITTDGNIIE from the coding sequence ATGTGGAGACTGTATAACGGCATGCCATGAAGGTGCTATTGAAATGATTGATGGGAAAGCCCGTCTCATTAGTGATGAATACTGTGATGGGCTGGGAGACTGTTTACCAGAGTGTCCTACAGGTGCCATCGAGATGATTCAGCGTGAGGCATTACCTTATGATGAAGAATTAGTAATGGCGAAAATAAAAGAACGCGAAAACTTTCAAAAGAATCAACAGGAGGAACCAATGCCATGTGGATGTCCTGGAACAATGGCAAGAGCTATTGACAGAGAAAAAAAGCCAACAGACAATCAAGAACATTTCTTAAGCCAGAATCAAAATAACAGCTCTGATCAGAGACCTTTATCCCGGCTGGCTCAATGGCCAGTTCAAATGAACTTGATCCATCCTGAGGCACCTTACCTGAAAAATGCTGATTTATTAATAGCAGCAGATTGCACAGCCTTTGCCTATGGTTGTTTTCATGACGATTTTATTAAAAATAGAATTACTCTAATAGGGTGTCCTAAATTAGATGATAATGAATATTATCAGAGTAAATTAACAGAAATCTTCAAGAAAAACCAGCCCAGAAGCATTACGGTGACAAGAATGCAGGTTCCTTGTTGTGCAGGTATTGTCAGTGCTGTTAGAAAAGCAATGTTAGAGGCAGAAATGATTGTTCCTTATCGGGAAGTAACTATTACAACAGACGGAAACATAATAGAATAA